The proteins below are encoded in one region of Natronospira bacteriovora:
- a CDS encoding phospholipase D-like domain-containing protein — MTSGSQRRVREQEAAVQLYFEGAPLYDDMLAAIATARERIWLESYIFADDEVGRLFLLALADAVRRGVDVRLHLDAAGSLFRTGRRFFREVRHAGIPLRRFHRWSWREPFRYNRRNHCKLLIIDDSCLFTGGFNIHRESDARVVGSACWRDSHAAIHSRSLCEQAEILFDLFWSHRWRDPTRRFVDQAGRQGLALVGNRGPRQEHALRKLYRDALDQAEQRILLTTPYFVPDAKTLLCLRRAARRGVSVHLLLPGVIDHQALLLVARRQYRRLLEAGVRIHEYRQRILHAKTLTVDGELGILGTANFDYRSLFHNYELNLVIRQRGLTEQLDRQFARDLDQSDEITLENLPDPNWRERLLGRAGWVVRRWL; from the coding sequence ATGACTTCAGGTTCACAGCGGCGAGTGCGTGAGCAAGAGGCGGCGGTTCAGCTGTATTTCGAGGGGGCGCCGCTCTACGATGACATGCTGGCCGCCATCGCTACGGCCCGGGAACGTATCTGGCTGGAAAGCTACATTTTCGCTGATGACGAGGTCGGCCGACTGTTCCTGCTGGCCCTGGCCGATGCTGTGAGACGTGGTGTCGACGTCCGCCTGCACCTGGACGCCGCCGGAAGCCTGTTCAGGACCGGCCGCCGCTTTTTCCGGGAGGTGCGCCATGCCGGTATTCCTCTGCGGCGATTTCATCGCTGGTCCTGGCGCGAACCATTCAGATACAATCGAAGAAATCATTGCAAGTTATTGATAATAGATGACTCATGCCTATTCACCGGTGGTTTTAATATCCACCGGGAGAGTGATGCGCGAGTGGTCGGGTCGGCCTGCTGGCGCGACAGTCACGCTGCCATTCACAGCCGCTCCCTCTGTGAGCAGGCAGAAATCCTGTTCGACCTGTTCTGGTCTCATCGCTGGCGTGATCCGACAAGACGTTTCGTCGACCAGGCGGGGCGTCAGGGGTTGGCGCTGGTCGGTAATCGCGGGCCACGCCAGGAACACGCACTCAGAAAACTCTACCGGGATGCCCTGGATCAGGCCGAACAGCGGATTCTCCTGACCACCCCGTATTTCGTTCCCGATGCCAAGACCCTGTTGTGCCTGCGTCGGGCTGCTCGTCGCGGCGTTTCCGTGCATTTGCTGTTGCCGGGGGTGATTGACCACCAGGCGCTGCTGCTGGTGGCGAGACGTCAGTATCGACGGCTGCTGGAAGCGGGCGTGCGCATCCATGAATATCGGCAACGCATCCTGCACGCAAAGACCCTGACCGTGGATGGCGAGCTGGGCATTCTTGGCACGGCCAACTTCGACTACCGCAGTCTTTTTCACAACTATGAACTCAACCTGGTGATTCGGCAGCGCGGCCTCACCGAGCAACTCGATCGGCAATTCGCACGTGATCTGGATCAGTCCGACGAGATTACGCTGGAGAACCTGCCGGATCCGAACTGGCGGGAGCGCTTGCTGGGCCGGGCCGGATGGGTGGTTCGTCGCTGGCTGTAA
- a CDS encoding helix-turn-helix domain-containing protein — MKQQCEVLLKALKRGPMTTKQIRDTLGIGMPATRVFDLKQAGYDIVSKRKKVKTRYGKTQVAEYHYLGRLSESQRNSQAA; from the coding sequence ATGAAACAGCAATGCGAAGTCCTGCTCAAGGCCCTCAAGCGCGGGCCCATGACCACCAAACAGATCCGCGACACGCTCGGCATCGGCATGCCGGCCACGCGGGTGTTCGATCTCAAGCAGGCGGGCTATGACATCGTCAGCAAACGCAAGAAGGTCAAGACCCGCTACGGCAAGACCCAGGTGGCCGAATACCACTACCTCGGCCGACTCAGCGAGAGCCAGAGAAACAGCCAGGCCGCATAA
- a CDS encoding YiiX/YebB-like N1pC/P60 family cysteine hydrolase, whose translation MFSPRAWLFRRLVNWLERDVIPRSHLYSNYRRLSFEVEPGDVVLVEGRTRVSQVIKQVTQTSWTHSAIYVGRLVDIDDLEIRERIQAHFDGDATEQLLIESMLGQGTIVTPLKHYEGEHLRVCRPMGLSSQDQLGVIQFAASQLGVPYDVRQLLDLARFFLPYALFPRRWRSSLFERKAGDATRHVCSSMMAEAYSAVNFPILPFIERRPDGRMVFYKRNPRLFTPRDFDYSPYFDVLKFPYLDRGDIAAYRCLPWSESGVVYNDEADFARRLKDAMTSEETLGEAAAKSSEDGAGANEAGELVDPKQAEAASRPDPAEEKH comes from the coding sequence ATGTTCTCGCCCCGGGCCTGGCTGTTCCGACGCCTGGTCAATTGGCTGGAGCGGGACGTGATTCCGCGCAGCCACCTCTACAGCAATTACCGGCGCCTGAGTTTTGAAGTGGAACCGGGCGACGTGGTTCTCGTGGAAGGCCGGACCCGGGTCAGCCAGGTGATCAAACAGGTCACCCAGACCAGCTGGACCCATTCGGCCATCTATGTGGGGCGTCTGGTGGACATCGACGATCTGGAAATCCGGGAACGGATCCAGGCGCATTTCGACGGTGACGCCACCGAGCAACTGCTGATTGAGAGCATGCTGGGCCAGGGCACAATCGTCACGCCGCTGAAGCATTACGAAGGTGAACACCTCCGAGTCTGCCGCCCCATGGGGCTGAGCAGCCAGGATCAGCTCGGGGTCATCCAGTTTGCGGCCAGCCAGCTTGGCGTACCCTACGATGTCCGGCAGTTGCTGGATCTGGCCCGCTTCTTTCTGCCCTATGCCCTCTTCCCCCGCCGCTGGCGTTCAAGCCTGTTCGAACGCAAGGCCGGCGATGCCACACGCCACGTTTGCTCTTCCATGATGGCAGAGGCCTACAGCGCCGTGAATTTCCCCATTCTGCCGTTCATTGAGCGACGGCCGGACGGCCGCATGGTGTTCTACAAGCGCAACCCGCGCCTGTTCACACCGCGCGATTTCGATTATTCGCCCTACTTCGATGTGCTCAAGTTTCCATACCTTGATCGCGGGGACATCGCCGCCTATCGCTGTCTGCCCTGGTCCGAAAGTGGTGTTGTCTACAACGACGAAGCGGACTTTGCCCGACGCCTCAAGGACGCCATGACCAGCGAGGAGACGCTGGGCGAGGCGGCGGCGAAATCCAGCGAGGACGGGGCTGGCGCCAATGAGGCGGGTGAATTGGTGGATCCGAAGCAGGCCGAGGCGGCGAGCCGGCCCGACCCGGCTGAAGAAAAGCACTGA
- a CDS encoding 3-hydroxyacyl-CoA dehydrogenase NAD-binding domain-containing protein, which produces MSEQSKQNWSLEVDSNQIGWLKFDKAEASANTLSSDVMKELDERLAEIEKIENLKAVVIYSAKKSGFIAGADIKEFTTLENADQAKDMIRGGQKALERLEALPCTTIAVIHGFALGGGLELALACDYRIAADDDRTQLGLPEVKLGIHPGFGGTVRSIRLVGVFSAMDMMLSGRSLRGKQALKIGLVDRLVDPDSLHDAARQIALTPPGRRKAPFTARLANLPGVRGFLAGQMEKQVAGKAAKKHYPAPYAIIDLWRRFWGNHEQMYLEEANSIARLMMGETARNLVRVFLLQDKLKGLGNKKDLDLKRVHVVGAGVMGGDIAAWSAFSGFEVTLQDQTEEQVQKALDRARKLFEKKLKTEEKVEAAVKRLKMDVAGDGVAQADVVIEAIFENVEAKQELYQKLEPKMRKDAVLATNTSSIRLETLRGALSDPNRLVGLHFFNPVAKMPLVEVIHTDETDGEVIRKALAFTRHVNRLPVPCKSAPGFLVNRILMPYMMEAVLAYEDGVPLEAIDKAAKDYGMPMGPAELADTVGLDVGLSVAQILGKEYGVPVPRRLEELVEARKLGRKTGEGFYRYEDGKPVKDRSKAAEIPADLTDRMILPMINTAVACLREKIVENEEILDGGVIFGTGFAPFRGGPINYARSEGIKEVRSRLEKLQNTYGDRFKPDAGWSDL; this is translated from the coding sequence ATGAGTGAACAAAGCAAGCAGAACTGGTCGTTGGAAGTCGACAGCAACCAGATCGGCTGGTTGAAGTTCGACAAGGCGGAAGCCAGTGCCAACACGCTTTCCAGTGATGTCATGAAGGAGCTGGACGAGCGCCTGGCGGAAATCGAGAAGATCGAGAATCTGAAGGCCGTCGTGATCTACTCGGCCAAGAAGAGTGGCTTTATTGCGGGTGCGGACATCAAGGAGTTCACGACTCTTGAGAATGCCGACCAGGCCAAGGACATGATCCGTGGCGGCCAGAAGGCCCTGGAGCGCCTCGAAGCCCTGCCCTGCACCACCATAGCGGTGATTCACGGATTCGCGCTGGGTGGCGGTCTGGAGCTGGCGCTGGCCTGTGACTACCGCATCGCCGCCGATGATGACCGCACTCAGCTCGGTCTGCCGGAAGTGAAGCTGGGCATTCACCCCGGCTTCGGCGGTACCGTACGCTCCATTCGCCTGGTGGGTGTCTTCTCCGCCATGGACATGATGCTCAGTGGCCGCAGCCTCCGGGGCAAGCAGGCCCTGAAGATCGGCCTGGTCGATCGTCTGGTGGATCCGGACAGTCTGCATGATGCGGCACGCCAGATTGCCCTCACCCCCCCCGGGCGCCGGAAAGCACCCTTCACCGCCAGGCTGGCGAACCTGCCCGGTGTGCGCGGCTTTCTGGCCGGCCAGATGGAAAAACAGGTGGCGGGCAAGGCAGCGAAGAAGCATTATCCGGCCCCATACGCCATCATCGATCTCTGGCGGCGTTTCTGGGGCAATCATGAGCAGATGTACCTGGAAGAAGCAAACTCCATCGCCCGCCTGATGATGGGAGAGACCGCCCGCAACCTGGTGCGTGTCTTTCTGCTCCAGGACAAGCTCAAGGGTCTTGGCAACAAGAAGGACCTGGATCTCAAGCGCGTGCATGTGGTCGGTGCCGGCGTGATGGGCGGTGACATTGCCGCCTGGTCGGCCTTCAGCGGCTTCGAGGTCACGCTCCAGGATCAGACGGAAGAGCAGGTTCAAAAAGCGCTGGACAGGGCTCGCAAGCTGTTCGAGAAAAAACTGAAGACCGAGGAGAAAGTCGAAGCCGCGGTCAAGCGCCTCAAGATGGATGTGGCCGGCGACGGCGTGGCACAAGCCGATGTGGTGATCGAGGCAATTTTCGAAAACGTGGAAGCCAAGCAGGAGCTCTATCAGAAGCTCGAACCGAAAATGCGCAAGGATGCCGTGCTGGCCACCAACACCTCCAGTATCCGGCTTGAGACCCTGCGCGGTGCACTGAGCGATCCAAACCGACTGGTGGGCCTGCACTTCTTCAATCCGGTGGCCAAGATGCCGCTGGTTGAAGTCATTCATACCGATGAAACGGACGGTGAGGTCATCCGCAAGGCCCTCGCCTTCACCCGCCACGTTAATCGACTGCCCGTGCCCTGCAAGAGCGCGCCGGGTTTCCTGGTCAACCGCATCCTGATGCCCTACATGATGGAAGCGGTACTGGCCTATGAAGACGGTGTTCCCCTGGAAGCTATCGATAAGGCCGCCAAGGATTACGGCATGCCCATGGGTCCGGCTGAACTGGCCGATACGGTCGGCCTGGATGTGGGTCTTTCCGTGGCACAGATTCTGGGCAAGGAGTACGGTGTTCCGGTGCCCAGACGTCTGGAAGAACTGGTGGAAGCCAGGAAGCTCGGTCGCAAGACCGGCGAAGGCTTCTACCGCTATGAAGACGGCAAGCCGGTCAAGGATCGCAGCAAGGCCGCCGAGATCCCTGCCGACCTGACGGATCGGATGATTCTGCCGATGATCAATACCGCCGTGGCCTGCCTGCGCGAGAAGATCGTGGAGAATGAAGAAATTCTTGATGGCGGCGTGATTTTCGGAACCGGCTTTGCCCCCTTCCGGGGTGGCCCGATCAATTACGCCCGAAGTGAAGGCATCAAGGAAGTGCGCAGCCGCCTGGAGAAGCTGCAGAACACCTACGGCGACCGCTTCAAGCCGGACGCCGGCTGGAGCGACCTCTGA
- a CDS encoding helix-turn-helix domain-containing protein, with protein sequence MKLREWREKMGLSQRELAERLGLTHGAVYQLEKGLIHPKAETAQHIVAETNKEVSYEDLYGPKAAA encoded by the coding sequence ATGAAACTAAGGGAATGGCGCGAAAAGATGGGGCTGAGCCAGCGGGAGTTGGCTGAACGCCTCGGTCTGACGCACGGCGCGGTGTACCAGCTGGAAAAGGGTTTGATTCATCCCAAGGCTGAAACAGCCCAGCACATCGTGGCGGAGACGAACAAGGAAGTCTCCTACGAAGACCTCTACGGCCCGAAAGCCGCCGCTTAA
- a CDS encoding tyrosine-type recombinase/integrase has protein sequence MDKMIPFHARPVAQPGELTLLCRRYLQRLQRRGRAEETLRAYSCDLGQFVGWCQQRGLLTATAVGSRHIEDWLDALVTGEGMTLRTAARKLETVRGLYKYVCAQGLLEPHANPMHQVDPPRYHHEPVIAPPAREIERLIDAIDTRTPMGLRDRAMLMLLYDAALRCQGVVSLDLYRPDATRRCQVQPDGLIWYRAKGGRLEQGLCGEATLEAVNDWLAVRRHYTRSAVPTEALFINRTGKRIRRQTIYNRVKALGETHGLHGLHPHMLRHRRLGDLYDKLDARAAADVAGHTDPATTIRTYGSVSRQRLRERVQRECPVGVEQRRAG, from the coding sequence ATGGATAAGATGATCCCGTTCCACGCTCGCCCCGTGGCCCAACCCGGCGAATTGACCCTGCTCTGCCGCCGTTACCTGCAGCGCCTCCAGCGCCGGGGCCGGGCCGAGGAGACCCTGCGCGCCTACAGCTGCGACCTGGGCCAGTTCGTCGGCTGGTGCCAGCAGCGCGGCCTGCTTACGGCCACCGCCGTCGGCAGTCGCCACATCGAAGACTGGCTCGACGCCCTGGTGACCGGTGAGGGCATGACCCTGCGCACCGCCGCCCGCAAGCTCGAGACCGTCCGTGGCCTCTATAAATATGTGTGCGCCCAGGGCCTGCTCGAGCCCCACGCCAACCCAATGCACCAGGTGGACCCGCCACGCTACCACCACGAGCCGGTGATCGCGCCGCCCGCCCGGGAGATCGAGCGGCTGATCGACGCCATCGACACCCGCACACCCATGGGCCTGCGCGACCGCGCCATGCTGATGCTGCTCTACGACGCCGCCCTGCGCTGCCAGGGCGTGGTCTCGCTCGACCTCTACCGCCCCGACGCGACCCGCCGCTGCCAGGTACAGCCGGACGGCCTCATCTGGTACCGCGCCAAAGGCGGGCGCCTGGAGCAGGGCCTCTGCGGCGAGGCCACCCTGGAAGCCGTGAACGACTGGCTGGCTGTGCGCCGCCACTACACGCGCTCGGCCGTGCCCACCGAGGCCCTGTTCATCAACCGCACCGGCAAGCGCATCCGGCGCCAGACCATCTACAACCGCGTCAAGGCCCTGGGCGAAACCCACGGCCTCCACGGCCTGCATCCCCACATGCTGCGCCACCGCCGCCTGGGCGATCTCTACGACAAACTCGACGCCCGCGCCGCCGCCGATGTCGCCGGCCACACCGACCCCGCCACCACCATCCGCACCTACGGCAGCGTCAGCCGCCAGCGCCTGCGTGAACGCGTACAGCGCGAGTGCCCGGTGGGGGTTGAGCAGAGGAGGGCCGGGTGA
- a CDS encoding recombinase family protein — MRLIGYIRVSTDEQARDGHSLMTQRRQIEAFAGAQGDEIVHWVSDEGVSASKPLDSRLGGGRLIEDMETFDADGVIVQRLDRLFRLGVDAITTGTWFREQGRAIKSVSEGIDISTRAGWLSFFMLVAVAENERLTISERAKETSDALREQGRVWGPVPYGCVEVDGRVYRDPAAWALREQIVGWKQTMSYRALSDHLRAHNIPSPAGKNRWSISTLRAVVMNHHDYESIPPLPEDHETEVSGEVADA, encoded by the coding sequence ATGCGATTGATCGGCTACATCCGTGTGAGCACCGACGAGCAGGCGAGGGATGGGCATTCGCTCATGACGCAGCGCCGTCAGATTGAGGCGTTCGCCGGTGCTCAGGGTGACGAGATAGTGCATTGGGTTTCGGATGAGGGCGTCAGCGCGAGTAAGCCGCTTGATTCGCGCCTGGGCGGCGGTCGTCTGATTGAAGATATGGAGACCTTTGATGCCGACGGCGTCATCGTCCAGCGCCTTGATCGTCTGTTCCGCCTGGGTGTGGATGCCATCACCACTGGCACCTGGTTCCGGGAGCAGGGTAGGGCGATCAAGTCCGTCTCCGAGGGTATCGACATTTCCACCCGCGCCGGGTGGCTTTCCTTCTTCATGCTGGTGGCGGTGGCCGAGAACGAGCGGCTGACGATCTCCGAGCGGGCCAAGGAAACCAGCGACGCCTTGCGTGAGCAGGGCAGGGTGTGGGGCCCAGTGCCTTATGGCTGTGTGGAAGTGGATGGCCGCGTCTATCGCGACCCGGCGGCCTGGGCGCTGCGTGAGCAGATCGTGGGCTGGAAGCAGACCATGAGCTATCGCGCCCTGTCGGACCATCTTCGCGCCCACAACATCCCCTCGCCGGCGGGCAAGAACCGCTGGAGCATTTCGACGCTTCGCGCTGTGGTCATGAATCACCATGACTACGAGTCTATTCCGCCTCTCCCCGAGGATCACGAAACGGAAGTTTCCGGGGAGGTGGCCGATGCGTAA
- a CDS encoding helix-turn-helix domain-containing protein: MNSLDQIFKSLPYGEPVRVTDMVDRTGLAVTTVRRALRQLSRGGGSRRTT; this comes from the coding sequence ATGAACAGCCTCGACCAGATCTTCAAGTCACTGCCCTACGGCGAACCCGTCCGCGTCACGGACATGGTCGACCGCACCGGCCTGGCGGTCACCACCGTCCGCCGAGCCCTCAGGCAGCTCAGCAGGGGGGGGGGTAGTCGCCGCACTACCTGA
- a CDS encoding endonuclease/exonuclease/phosphatase family protein — translation MRVLNYNIRYATGIGPGFHFPLPLAGYLRPTGKNLARITRFIEDLKPDLVGLTEVDMGSFRAGAVNQAEHIAEALGHFHSFESKYAYHSLNTRLPIVKKQGNAILTSQPIVQEHFHYFDAGIKRLILEIELDEVVMYLVHLSVKYRHRHYQLRNLHSLISQRRKPVIVAGDFNTFWGDYEMHLFMEAARLRNANPTGEPTYPSWAPSRQLDFILHSDGLEVDHFEVPDIRLSDHLPLVCDFRVTGQGR, via the coding sequence ATGAGAGTGCTCAACTACAACATCCGCTATGCAACCGGAATCGGCCCCGGCTTTCACTTTCCCCTGCCGCTGGCCGGTTACCTGCGCCCAACCGGCAAGAACCTGGCCCGCATCACCCGATTCATCGAGGATCTGAAGCCGGATCTGGTCGGCCTGACCGAAGTGGACATGGGCTCCTTTCGGGCCGGTGCCGTCAATCAGGCAGAGCATATCGCGGAGGCACTCGGGCATTTTCATTCCTTTGAATCCAAGTATGCCTATCACTCCTTGAACACCCGCCTGCCGATCGTGAAGAAGCAGGGAAATGCCATTCTCACCTCTCAACCGATCGTCCAGGAACACTTTCATTATTTCGATGCCGGAATCAAGCGCCTGATCCTGGAGATCGAACTGGATGAGGTGGTGATGTACCTCGTGCACCTGTCGGTGAAATACCGCCACCGTCACTACCAGCTGCGTAATCTGCACAGCCTGATCAGCCAACGCAGGAAACCGGTCATCGTTGCCGGAGACTTCAACACCTTCTGGGGTGATTACGAAATGCACCTGTTCATGGAAGCGGCCCGCCTGCGAAACGCCAATCCCACGGGTGAACCCACCTACCCCAGCTGGGCACCCAGCCGCCAACTGGATTTCATTCTCCATAGTGATGGCCTGGAAGTGGATCACTTCGAGGTGCCGGACATCCGGCTTTCCGACCACCTGCCCCTGGTCTGTGACTTCCGCGTCACCGGCCAGGGGCGATAG
- a CDS encoding tyrosine-type recombinase/integrase has product MARGLLPRTYGYIERFEWYLVAAHRSPETRRIYQGTLRRFFCYVANPIAPLRSEVHCWLRDRRGAVSASTLNTDLKALRAFYRWAWVMGVSEQDCTLLLPESRRVPRRLPRYLTDQEVGRLLAEPDLTTFTGFRDHVLIRLLYETGLRASEAARLEIGDILPDGLVFVRGGKGNVDRYCPISRELQQLLDAWLQLRRTARPGKKLAVFVSPRGKAWASGRVVWRRVSLYARRALGLARGYDRVRAEARRRPWSGQYPHLLRASMATALLHRGVDLRAVQELLGHSSISTTARYLGVDIEMLKREHRKLRGR; this is encoded by the coding sequence ATGGCCCGAGGGTTATTACCACGGACTTATGGTTACATTGAGCGCTTCGAGTGGTACCTGGTGGCGGCTCACCGGAGTCCGGAGACGCGGCGGATCTACCAGGGCACCTTGCGGCGCTTCTTCTGCTATGTGGCGAATCCAATAGCACCGCTACGCTCCGAGGTTCATTGCTGGTTGCGCGATCGCCGGGGCGCTGTGTCGGCCTCGACGCTGAATACGGATCTGAAGGCCCTGAGGGCGTTTTACCGCTGGGCCTGGGTCATGGGCGTCTCTGAGCAGGATTGCACGCTCCTGCTGCCTGAGAGCCGCCGTGTGCCCCGCCGGCTGCCCCGGTACCTGACGGACCAGGAGGTGGGCCGTTTGTTGGCTGAGCCGGATCTGACGACCTTTACCGGCTTCCGGGACCATGTGCTGATCCGGCTGCTGTACGAGACCGGGCTGCGGGCTTCGGAGGCCGCGCGGCTGGAAATCGGGGATATCCTGCCGGACGGCCTGGTGTTTGTTCGAGGCGGAAAAGGCAATGTGGACCGCTATTGCCCGATCTCGAGGGAGCTGCAGCAGCTGCTGGACGCCTGGCTGCAGCTGAGACGCACTGCAAGGCCCGGGAAGAAGCTGGCAGTGTTTGTGAGCCCCAGAGGCAAGGCCTGGGCGTCCGGCCGCGTTGTGTGGCGCCGTGTGAGCCTGTATGCGAGGCGGGCGCTGGGATTGGCGCGGGGGTACGACCGGGTGCGCGCTGAGGCCCGCCGGCGGCCGTGGAGCGGGCAGTACCCGCATCTGCTGCGGGCGAGCATGGCCACCGCCCTGCTCCACCGTGGCGTGGATCTGCGGGCCGTTCAGGAGCTGCTGGGCCACAGCAGTATCAGCACCACGGCCCGGTATCTGGGTGTGGATATCGAGATGCTGAAGCGCGAGCATCGGAAATTGCGGGGTCGGTGA
- a CDS encoding DUF3310 domain-containing protein, producing the protein MSIRQQPHYAHGIQPLEYMESRFNQKEMRGFLAGNVIKYVSRFALKDGVKDLQKALDYLERLIRHEGGCPDSDRTADFKRFKDAHPLAPGIYICGLTNGGLAPAFWNGKQFSGDLPVGVTVSCFLPVRLHSAPDLAAKGARHD; encoded by the coding sequence GTGAGCATTCGCCAACAACCGCACTACGCCCACGGCATTCAGCCGCTCGAGTATATGGAGAGCCGATTCAACCAGAAGGAAATGCGGGGCTTTCTGGCCGGCAATGTTATCAAGTATGTCTCGCGCTTTGCGCTGAAGGATGGCGTGAAGGATCTGCAGAAGGCGCTGGATTACCTGGAACGGCTGATCCGCCATGAGGGTGGCTGCCCCGATTCGGATCGGACGGCGGACTTTAAGAGGTTTAAAGACGCCCACCCGCTCGCGCCTGGGATCTACATATGCGGCCTCACTAATGGCGGCTTGGCTCCAGCGTTTTGGAATGGCAAACAGTTCAGCGGCGACCTGCCGGTGGGCGTCACGGTGAGTTGCTTCCTTCCGGTCCGCTTGCATTCGGCCCCAGACCTTGCCGCCAAGGGGGCTCGTCATGATTGA
- a CDS encoding acyl-CoA thioesterase, producing the protein MYWEDPPEDREAAVRTLAMPKDTNGLGDIFGGWIMSHADVAGAILAYRRAAGRVVTVAVNDVKFLRPVFVGDVVSFYCDVAKVGNTSITVEITIFSERNDGGVARHVRVATASITYVHIDLDGRPRPVPHGADQNPKDPDGRPVKGK; encoded by the coding sequence ATGTACTGGGAAGACCCACCGGAAGATCGTGAAGCCGCCGTTCGCACCCTGGCCATGCCCAAGGACACCAATGGCCTCGGGGACATCTTCGGCGGCTGGATCATGTCTCACGCCGATGTGGCCGGCGCCATCCTTGCCTACCGGCGCGCCGCCGGACGTGTGGTTACGGTTGCCGTGAATGACGTGAAATTTCTGCGCCCGGTCTTTGTCGGGGATGTGGTCAGCTTCTACTGTGATGTGGCCAAGGTGGGAAACACCTCCATCACGGTAGAAATCACCATCTTCTCGGAACGCAATGATGGTGGAGTGGCGCGGCATGTTCGAGTTGCCACGGCTTCCATCACCTATGTACATATTGATCTGGATGGTCGGCCGCGACCGGTTCCCCATGGTGCGGATCAGAACCCAAAGGATCCGGACGGCCGCCCCGTGAAGGGCAAATAA
- a CDS encoding DNA N-6-adenine-methyltransferase, whose protein sequence is MSQGIGLQPGDRRNKSVEWYTPAWVFEALGIRFDLDPASPWDHETHVPATRKLTAFDDGLKSPWSGRIWLNPPYGRETGRWMDRMIDHGDGIALVFSRTDVSWCQKAMKTCDAMLFYRGRMQFVPGTENQHKRSRCGAASLFFAWGGDCASALARISDRGVFISKKAGELEVAA, encoded by the coding sequence ATGAGTCAAGGGATCGGCCTTCAGCCTGGTGATCGCCGGAACAAGAGCGTGGAGTGGTACACGCCCGCGTGGGTGTTTGAGGCCCTTGGCATCAGGTTTGACCTGGATCCGGCTTCGCCCTGGGACCACGAGACCCATGTACCGGCCACCAGGAAGCTGACCGCCTTCGATGATGGCCTTAAATCGCCATGGAGCGGCCGAATCTGGCTCAACCCGCCTTACGGTCGGGAGACGGGGCGCTGGATGGATCGGATGATCGATCACGGCGACGGCATCGCGTTGGTGTTCAGCCGCACGGATGTGAGCTGGTGCCAGAAAGCGATGAAGACCTGCGACGCCATGCTGTTCTACCGGGGGCGGATGCAATTTGTTCCTGGAACCGAGAACCAGCACAAGCGATCACGCTGCGGTGCGGCCTCTCTCTTCTTCGCGTGGGGGGGGGATTGCGCTTCCGCTTTGGCGCGGATATCCGACCGGGGCGTCTTCATCAGCAAGAAAGCCGGGGAGCTTGAGGTAGCCGCATGA
- a CDS encoding TetR/AcrR family transcriptional regulator, with amino-acid sequence MKTVSNPTKERILSAAELLFAETGIATTSLRRITGRARVNLAAVNYHFGSKDGLIDAVYERRLGPVTDEWLANIEALENKYGEEAAPVELIVEAFVLPVARLASDEVRGGRIFMRLLAQGYSEARQYFEKLFSSQYQHVLDRYRQALRKGLPHVPGETLCWRLQFLLGAMTQGLSGGELLKLIEGQADPRDTERAVRELIPFLVAGLRAEAPENPEQRQYDLGDARKVLRSEEPA; translated from the coding sequence ATGAAGACTGTTAGCAACCCGACCAAGGAACGCATTCTCTCCGCCGCCGAACTGCTGTTTGCGGAGACCGGCATCGCCACAACCTCACTGCGTCGAATCACTGGTCGCGCCCGAGTCAATCTGGCGGCAGTCAACTATCATTTTGGATCAAAGGACGGCCTGATCGATGCGGTCTATGAGCGCCGCCTCGGGCCGGTTACCGATGAGTGGCTGGCCAACATCGAGGCGCTCGAGAACAAGTACGGGGAGGAAGCGGCCCCGGTGGAACTGATCGTTGAAGCCTTTGTGCTCCCTGTCGCCAGGCTCGCCTCGGACGAGGTTCGCGGAGGCCGGATTTTCATGCGCCTGCTGGCACAGGGTTACAGTGAGGCCCGGCAATATTTCGAAAAACTCTTCTCCAGCCAGTACCAGCATGTTCTGGATCGTTACCGCCAGGCCCTGCGCAAGGGCTTGCCCCATGTGCCCGGCGAAACCCTTTGCTGGCGTTTGCAGTTTCTCCTCGGCGCCATGACCCAGGGGCTTTCGGGCGGAGAATTGCTCAAGCTGATCGAAGGCCAGGCCGATCCCAGGGACACGGAACGCGCGGTACGCGAGCTGATTCCTTTTCTGGTCGCCGGCCTGCGGGCCGAAGCACCCGAAAACCCCGAGCAGCGCCAGTATGATCTTGGTGATGCCAGGAAGGTGCTGCGCAGCGAGGAGCCAGCCTGA